From Paenibacillus graminis, a single genomic window includes:
- a CDS encoding YqzM family protein, producing the protein MDVNAQARDPREHVNEEPRNDLGDLLAGFFGMTGFMTVVFFGMVIIKFLSE; encoded by the coding sequence ATGGATGTCAACGCGCAAGCACGCGACCCGCGGGAGCATGTCAACGAGGAGCCGCGCAATGACCTTGGCGATTTGCTCGCCGGCTTTTTCGGCATGACGGGCTTTATGACCGTCGTTTTTTTCGGCATGGTGATTATCAAGTTTTTGTCCGAGTAA
- a CDS encoding potassium channel family protein, translating into MKAQQFVIIGLGRFGSSLALELMAMGYEVLGIDHVEERVEEMSGQLTHTVMADATDEGIMRSLGVRNFDCGIVAIGDNMERSILAAILLKELGVKQVVAKAISILHGRALSKLGVDRVIFPERDMGIRVAHQLTTPNLLDYIELSKDYKVVELTVPACMDGKSLSELNTRAKYGCSIIALNREDGVIVAPTAHDHVHQGDIMVVIGSNESIVEFEDEAVNVE; encoded by the coding sequence ATGAAAGCACAGCAGTTTGTCATCATCGGACTCGGCCGCTTTGGCTCAAGTCTTGCCCTGGAACTGATGGCCATGGGCTATGAAGTGCTTGGCATTGACCATGTTGAGGAACGGGTGGAGGAAATGAGCGGCCAGCTGACACATACGGTCATGGCGGATGCCACGGATGAGGGAATCATGCGCTCACTGGGCGTGCGCAACTTTGATTGCGGCATAGTTGCAATCGGAGACAACATGGAGCGCAGCATCCTGGCGGCAATTCTTTTGAAAGAGCTGGGTGTGAAACAGGTGGTGGCTAAAGCGATCTCTATCCTTCATGGACGGGCGCTTTCCAAGCTTGGTGTGGACCGTGTGATTTTTCCTGAACGGGATATGGGCATTCGTGTGGCTCATCAGCTGACCACGCCCAATCTGCTGGATTATATCGAGCTTTCCAAAGATTACAAGGTGGTCGAGCTGACCGTGCCCGCCTGTATGGACGGCAAAAGCCTCTCTGAGCTCAACACACGGGCCAAATACGGCTGCAGCATCATTGCCCTGAACCGCGAGGACGGCGTAATTGTTGCCCCCACCGCGCATGACCATGTGCATCAAGGCGATATTATGGTGGTTATCGGTTCCAATGAGAGCATTGTGGAGTTCGAGGATGAAGCGGTGAATGTGGAGTAG
- a CDS encoding CPBP family intramembrane glutamic endopeptidase, whose translation MNSVGQPLQQRPLSTRLILAGIIGLIVFIMFQIAPQLLGGPGDSDTTPISKNEAREQAAAFAAQQLGHPDSPGENWAVSYRTDSSFYGYMSREKLLDQYSKAKLDQRYPFDVFHAVLHGSGEANPILSVDLNMYTGKVVGFGRGEDVSSSAETGNTGSSALPDTVNTASEPELSLEQKKELARPWLQLWEVNPAKLQIQSGTDPYSLVYTDSSVKIGESQLQYKFKFQQEQVSYFRAGFTAPAWHTSYVEDQTALARWLTGVGYGVPTLALGILALIYSILRRGHTSFKRGIFLSSAHFVIMMVSTYNMLPEASGDSLESRITSLVMLLFYLFYSLLMSLMLYFSLVGGNGLWRKEEGLNPWPRAKEPGYGRYVLDSMRAGYVWAFILLGVQTLMFIILSYTLHNWSTTDASQSPYNMRYAWLLPIVAWLAGLSEEAVYRLFGIRMVKKIVRSTFLASLITTLIWAFGHTLYPIYPISSRPIELTVIGLLFSYIFLRYGFIAVMFSHVVFDSILMGTTLIFMKESVNVGAGIVTIVLPFIVGYIVYRFNPPRKIEPAEPVSPIA comes from the coding sequence ATGAATTCCGTCGGCCAGCCCCTACAGCAGCGGCCCCTTTCAACCAGGCTCATTCTAGCGGGCATCATCGGTCTTATTGTGTTCATTATGTTCCAGATCGCACCCCAGCTCTTAGGGGGCCCGGGTGATTCTGACACCACACCTATCAGCAAAAATGAGGCCCGTGAGCAAGCCGCCGCATTCGCAGCCCAGCAGCTTGGCCATCCAGATTCCCCAGGGGAAAATTGGGCTGTAAGCTACCGTACAGACTCCTCCTTCTACGGCTACATGTCCCGGGAGAAGCTTCTGGATCAATATTCCAAAGCGAAGCTGGATCAGCGTTATCCGTTCGATGTCTTTCATGCCGTACTGCACGGTTCCGGTGAAGCGAATCCGATTCTATCGGTTGACCTGAATATGTACACCGGGAAGGTTGTTGGATTCGGCCGCGGGGAAGACGTAAGTTCTAGCGCAGAAACAGGGAACACTGGCAGCTCTGCCCTTCCGGATACTGTAAACACAGCCAGTGAACCGGAGCTTTCGCTTGAACAGAAAAAGGAACTTGCCCGGCCTTGGCTTCAATTATGGGAAGTAAATCCCGCCAAACTGCAGATTCAGTCAGGCACAGACCCTTACAGCCTGGTCTATACAGACAGCTCCGTCAAGATTGGAGAGTCGCAGCTGCAGTACAAATTCAAATTTCAGCAGGAACAGGTCTCGTATTTCCGGGCAGGGTTCACCGCCCCGGCCTGGCATACCAGCTATGTCGAGGATCAGACCGCACTGGCCCGGTGGCTGACCGGGGTCGGCTACGGCGTGCCGACGCTGGCGCTGGGCATTCTCGCCCTGATCTACAGCATTCTGCGCAGAGGCCATACCTCGTTTAAGCGCGGCATCTTCCTCAGCTCCGCCCATTTTGTAATTATGATGGTCAGTACCTACAACATGCTGCCGGAGGCCAGCGGGGACAGCCTGGAGAGCCGCATCACAAGTCTCGTCATGCTCCTATTCTATCTTTTTTACAGTCTGCTGATGTCGCTGATGCTCTACTTCTCACTTGTTGGAGGCAATGGCCTGTGGCGCAAGGAAGAAGGCCTGAACCCCTGGCCGCGCGCCAAGGAGCCGGGTTACGGGCGTTATGTGCTGGACAGTATGCGTGCCGGGTATGTCTGGGCCTTTATTTTGCTCGGCGTACAGACCTTAATGTTCATCATCCTGTCGTACACCCTGCATAACTGGTCCACCACGGATGCCAGCCAGTCACCGTACAATATGAGATATGCCTGGCTGCTGCCCATTGTCGCCTGGCTTGCCGGGTTGTCCGAGGAAGCCGTATACCGCCTGTTCGGCATCCGGATGGTCAAGAAGATCGTCCGCAGCACCTTCCTGGCCTCGCTGATCACCACCCTGATCTGGGCGTTCGGACATACGCTGTACCCGATCTATCCCATCAGCTCGCGTCCGATTGAGCTGACGGTGATCGGCTTGCTGTTCAGCTATATTTTCCTGCGCTACGGCTTTATTGCCGTCATGTTCAGCCACGTGGTGTTTGACAGCATCCTGATGGGCACCACTCTGATCTTCATGAAGGAGTCCGTGAATGTCGGTGCAGGCATTGTCACCATTGTCCTGCCGTTCATCGTGGGCTATATCGTGTACCGGTTCAATCCCCCGCGCAAAATAGAGCCGGCAGAGCCTGTCAGCCCCATCGCCTAA
- the uvrC gene encoding excinuclease ABC subunit UvrC, translated as MDYMDNIRNKLALLPDLPGCYLMKNEEGTIIYVGKAKVLKNRVRSYFTGSHNGKTQRLVANIADFEYIVTSSNMEALILECNLIKKHMPRYNVLLKDDKTFPYLKITNEAHPRLEVTRRVIKDKAKYFGPYPNAYAAHQTKKLLDRMYPLRKCGVMPKEVCLYYHMGQCLAPCEKEVPKNAYEEITQSIAGFLGGGHEAVKKDLQQKMQEAAEELYFERAKELRDQIIHIDALMEKQKINTADTKDRDVFGYAVDKGWMCVQILYMRQGKMIQRHSSVFPFYGEAYSDFISYVTQYYSENPALPQEILLPDTVLEGTDKSGKPQLAVSGETEQSGADDAAVAELAAEDAGKAVGSAADGGVTEAAAMRAESEEAALEAAAQTDAGEAAEAEAEAAAEGTVDAAGGAAALQEWLGIKVLVPQRGLKKQMVGMACQNGRVALDEKFRLIERDEERTSGAASSLGQSLGLESLSRIEAFDNSNIQGTNPVSAMVVFIDGKPARKEYRKYKVRSVQGPDDYETMREVIRRRYERVLKENLPQPDLIVVDGGKGQISSAIDILQNELGLYIPVCGLVKDDKHRTAQLLVGDSAEPVQLARDSQEFYLLQRIQDEVHRFAITFHREQRGKSMVTSKLDSIPGIGDKRRKLLLKHFGSLKKIKEASIEDFRPLSIGDKLAAQILNALKDEETSL; from the coding sequence ATGGATTATATGGATAATATCCGCAACAAACTGGCATTGCTGCCCGACCTGCCCGGGTGCTATCTGATGAAGAATGAAGAGGGCACTATTATTTATGTGGGGAAGGCCAAGGTGCTGAAGAACCGGGTCCGCTCTTATTTTACGGGCAGCCATAACGGTAAGACCCAGAGACTCGTCGCCAATATTGCCGACTTTGAATATATCGTCACGTCCAGTAACATGGAGGCGCTCATTCTGGAGTGCAACCTGATTAAAAAGCATATGCCGCGTTATAATGTGCTTTTGAAGGACGACAAGACGTTTCCGTATTTGAAAATCACGAATGAAGCTCATCCGCGCCTGGAAGTTACGCGCCGGGTGATTAAGGATAAAGCGAAGTATTTCGGTCCATATCCGAACGCTTATGCGGCGCATCAGACCAAGAAGCTGCTTGACCGAATGTATCCGCTGCGCAAATGCGGCGTGATGCCGAAGGAAGTGTGCCTGTATTATCATATGGGCCAGTGTCTGGCGCCCTGCGAAAAGGAAGTGCCCAAGAACGCTTATGAGGAAATTACGCAGAGTATTGCCGGTTTTCTCGGAGGCGGCCATGAGGCAGTCAAGAAGGATCTGCAGCAAAAGATGCAGGAGGCCGCAGAGGAGCTGTATTTCGAGCGGGCCAAGGAGCTGCGTGACCAGATTATCCACATCGATGCCCTGATGGAGAAACAGAAAATTAACACGGCGGATACCAAGGACCGCGATGTATTTGGCTATGCCGTGGATAAGGGCTGGATGTGTGTGCAGATTCTGTACATGCGGCAGGGGAAAATGATCCAGCGGCACTCCTCCGTGTTCCCTTTCTACGGGGAGGCGTACAGCGATTTCATCTCCTATGTGACGCAGTACTACAGCGAGAACCCGGCCCTGCCGCAGGAAATTCTGCTGCCGGATACCGTGCTTGAGGGCACGGATAAATCAGGCAAGCCGCAGCTGGCGGTCAGCGGTGAGACGGAACAGTCTGGCGCTGATGATGCGGCAGTGGCTGAGCTGGCCGCAGAGGATGCCGGTAAGGCTGTGGGAAGCGCGGCAGACGGCGGGGTAACCGAAGCCGCTGCCATGCGGGCAGAGTCGGAGGAAGCGGCGCTGGAGGCTGCAGCGCAAACGGATGCGGGTGAAGCCGCTGAGGCTGAGGCTGAGGCTGCCGCTGAAGGCACCGTGGACGCGGCCGGCGGCGCGGCTGCCCTGCAGGAATGGCTGGGCATCAAGGTGCTGGTGCCGCAGCGCGGGCTGAAGAAGCAGATGGTCGGGATGGCCTGCCAGAACGGCCGGGTGGCGCTGGACGAGAAGTTCCGCCTAATCGAGCGGGACGAGGAGCGAACCTCCGGCGCAGCCAGCAGCCTGGGCCAGAGCCTGGGCCTGGAATCCCTTAGCCGGATTGAAGCATTTGACAACTCGAATATCCAGGGAACCAATCCGGTATCCGCGATGGTTGTGTTCATTGACGGCAAGCCTGCCCGCAAGGAATACCGCAAATATAAGGTCCGCTCGGTACAGGGGCCGGATGACTACGAAACGATGCGCGAGGTGATCCGCCGCCGCTATGAACGCGTGCTGAAGGAGAACCTGCCGCAGCCTGATCTGATTGTGGTCGATGGAGGGAAAGGGCAAATTTCTTCCGCCATTGATATTCTGCAGAATGAGCTGGGGCTGTACATCCCGGTCTGCGGCCTGGTGAAGGACGACAAGCACAGAACGGCTCAGCTGCTGGTCGGGGATTCGGCCGAGCCGGTCCAGCTTGCCCGGGACAGCCAGGAGTTTTATCTGCTGCAGCGCATCCAGGATGAGGTTCACCGGTTTGCGATTACATTCCACCGCGAGCAGCGCGGCAAATCGATGGTTACCTCAAAGCTCGACTCCATTCCGGGCATCGGCGACAAACGCCGGAAGCTGCTTCTGAAGCATTTTGGCTCGCTCAAAAAAATCAAGGAGGCCAGCATCGAGGACTTCCGTCCGCTGTCGATCGGCGACAAGCTGGCTGCGCAGATTCTGAATGCCCTGAAGGACGAGGAAACGTCATTATAA
- a CDS encoding TrkH family potassium uptake protein yields the protein MASPLPKINNFRFLKLSPPQILVLGFAAVILIGTLLLMLPVSSTSGESLQFIDALFTATSATCVTGLVVVDTGTYFTVFGQIVIMVLIQVGGLGFMTMATLFALVLKRRISLRDRLILQEAMNQGSMEGIVRLIRKVLIYSLVIEAGAAVILSMRWAFDMPLGRAVYFGIFHAVSMFNNAGFDIFGDFRSLTEYVSDPIVNIVVMFLIVSGGIGFIVMSDLVDYRRRTRRLSLHSKVVLSMTAALIVIGTVVIFVFEFTNSRTLGPLNFGGKIWAAFFQSVTPRTAGANTLDIAGLRQASQFFIVILMFIGASPGSTGGGIKTTTFTLMIGAVISMLRGREDIVLFRYRLAQERVFKALTVTLLALLLIVTVSMVLSTTEDRAFLMILFETTSAFATVGLSMGLTPELSQAGKILICLTMFAGRLGLLTLAYAIGPKQGKQLYKYPEGKMIIG from the coding sequence TTGGCCTCACCGTTACCCAAGATTAACAATTTCAGATTTTTGAAGCTGTCTCCGCCGCAGATTCTGGTGCTGGGCTTTGCTGCCGTTATTCTGATCGGAACCCTGCTTCTGATGCTTCCGGTGTCAAGCACGTCGGGAGAATCACTCCAATTTATCGATGCGCTGTTTACTGCAACTTCTGCAACTTGCGTCACCGGGCTTGTCGTGGTGGATACAGGGACGTATTTCACAGTGTTCGGACAAATTGTGATTATGGTACTTATTCAAGTTGGCGGCCTGGGCTTCATGACGATGGCAACTCTGTTTGCGCTTGTACTGAAACGCAGGATCTCCCTGCGTGACCGGCTGATTCTCCAGGAAGCCATGAATCAGGGCTCAATGGAAGGCATTGTGCGGCTGATCCGCAAGGTGCTGATTTATTCACTCGTCATTGAAGCTGGGGCTGCAGTTATCCTCTCGATGCGCTGGGCATTTGATATGCCGCTTGGGCGTGCGGTCTATTTTGGTATTTTTCATGCGGTATCAATGTTCAACAACGCCGGTTTTGATATCTTTGGGGACTTTCGCAGCCTGACGGAATATGTCAGCGACCCTATTGTCAACATCGTGGTCATGTTTCTGATTGTTTCCGGGGGGATTGGCTTCATTGTTATGTCGGATCTCGTAGACTACCGCCGCCGTACGCGCAGATTGTCACTGCACAGCAAGGTGGTTCTGTCGATGACAGCGGCGCTGATAGTAATCGGAACGGTTGTTATTTTTGTTTTCGAATTCACCAACTCCCGCACGCTGGGTCCGCTGAACTTTGGCGGCAAAATCTGGGCCGCATTCTTTCAATCTGTCACTCCGCGTACAGCCGGGGCAAATACTCTGGATATTGCCGGACTCCGCCAGGCCTCGCAATTTTTTATAGTAATTCTGATGTTTATCGGGGCTTCGCCCGGCTCAACTGGCGGCGGCATCAAGACTACAACCTTTACCCTGATGATCGGTGCGGTTATCTCGATGCTCCGTGGACGCGAGGATATCGTCTTGTTCCGTTACCGTCTTGCCCAGGAACGCGTATTCAAGGCGTTGACCGTTACCCTGCTGGCGCTGCTGCTGATTGTGACCGTGTCCATGGTGCTGTCCACCACGGAGGACCGGGCGTTTCTGATGATTCTGTTCGAGACGACCTCGGCCTTCGCTACGGTGGGCCTCAGTATGGGACTTACGCCGGAACTGAGCCAGGCCGGCAAAATCCTGATCTGTCTGACGATGTTCGCCGGACGGCTTGGGCTGCTCACCCTGGCGTATGCAATCGGCCCGAAACAGGGTAAGCAATTATATAAATATCCGGAAGGTAAAATGATAATTGGATAA
- a CDS encoding DnaD domain protein, with the protein MRMSNLHHFTEHHRYCVSREFGLSSVDARMLGSVYQPMVGAFAISLYRLLFEHIPAEAIGYSPVEQQRRLFMTLGVEPNEKGRKYIVDQASLLEAVGLLQTCRIFVAETDDYMYEYELLPPLSPADFFATQHLTLLLRDKIGKFAVLSLREQFWNREPEEWSRRSIGKENISLPFYDIFQLNTHVIDYELEQALAEVATVKQPGMRETGEPAIGYSDIILRFPRESVNRTHVEKLRFDHAQMGMINYVAHKYELSPQDMSRLLDEDGVFTPEGEVILDALQYKASQHFRQDLKRQEKREIAAAKVVALRSAASVEGDDSTPPMEQPVEMEYYVEVPPQFLSKCDIHQYNMMLRNEPYTRLLQTFFPGAVPTQLMDTFEKIDLNYKLSGEVINVLIHYLMTMVASAGDQRMNRNFVEAIASNMLVKQVNTYEKAVRYIRDQTKVKGKGAATGTSGSTGARQRSYSKTGGRSGKAEIPIVLDDGSAGTVSEEEFAAMMKKAAEIKASKKKGVSKTP; encoded by the coding sequence ATGCGTATGAGTAACCTGCATCATTTCACCGAACATCATCGGTACTGCGTTTCCCGCGAATTCGGTCTAAGCAGTGTAGATGCACGTATGCTGGGCTCGGTCTATCAGCCGATGGTGGGCGCTTTTGCCATCAGCCTGTACCGGCTGCTGTTCGAGCATATTCCGGCTGAAGCAATCGGCTATTCTCCGGTGGAGCAGCAGCGGCGTCTGTTCATGACGCTGGGCGTGGAGCCGAATGAGAAAGGCCGCAAATATATAGTAGATCAGGCTTCCCTGCTGGAGGCGGTGGGGCTGCTGCAGACCTGCCGGATCTTTGTAGCGGAAACCGATGATTATATGTACGAATACGAACTGCTGCCGCCGCTGTCGCCGGCTGATTTTTTTGCAACCCAGCATTTGACGCTGCTGCTGCGTGACAAGATCGGCAAGTTCGCCGTGCTGTCGCTGCGTGAGCAGTTCTGGAACCGTGAACCGGAGGAATGGAGCCGCCGGTCGATCGGCAAAGAGAATATTTCCCTGCCCTTTTATGATATTTTTCAACTCAATACCCATGTGATTGACTATGAGCTGGAGCAGGCTCTGGCTGAGGTGGCAACAGTCAAGCAGCCCGGCATGCGGGAAACCGGGGAACCGGCGATCGGCTATAGTGATATTATCCTGCGCTTTCCGCGTGAATCCGTCAACCGTACCCATGTCGAGAAGCTGCGCTTTGACCATGCCCAGATGGGGATGATCAATTATGTAGCCCATAAGTATGAACTCAGTCCGCAGGATATGTCCCGTCTGCTGGATGAAGACGGGGTGTTCACACCGGAAGGCGAAGTGATTCTGGATGCGCTGCAGTACAAAGCGAGCCAGCATTTCCGGCAGGATCTGAAACGCCAGGAGAAGCGGGAGATTGCGGCGGCAAAAGTGGTAGCCCTGCGCTCTGCAGCCTCCGTGGAAGGTGACGATTCCACACCGCCAATGGAGCAGCCGGTTGAAATGGAATATTACGTGGAAGTGCCTCCGCAATTTTTGTCCAAATGCGACATTCACCAATATAATATGATGCTGCGCAACGAGCCTTATACACGGCTGCTGCAGACCTTTTTTCCGGGGGCAGTGCCCACGCAGCTGATGGATACTTTTGAGAAGATTGATCTCAATTATAAGCTGAGCGGCGAAGTCATTAATGTGCTCATTCATTATCTGATGACTATGGTAGCTTCCGCAGGCGATCAGCGGATGAACCGCAACTTCGTGGAGGCCATTGCCTCGAACATGCTGGTGAAGCAGGTGAATACGTACGAGAAAGCTGTGCGTTATATCCGGGACCAGACCAAGGTCAAAGGCAAAGGTGCAGCGACAGGGACATCAGGCTCCACCGGCGCGCGCCAGCGCAGCTACAGTAAAACCGGCGGCCGTTCCGGCAAAGCGGAGATCCCGATTGTACTGGATGACGGCAGCGCCGGAACCGTGTCGGAAGAAGAGTTCGCGGCGATGATGAAGAAGGCCGCTGAAATCAAGGCCAGCAAGAAGAAAGGCGTATCCAAGACGCCATAA
- a CDS encoding YuiB family protein — translation MGFIPVFVLAVLFFVMMFGIGFILNMLMKTTWFPAYLFVIVILPVVVYSIWDRSAMSLWEHLSTFHIVDYLTGIAGLAGAVLSGWTIQKLRLGGYKMF, via the coding sequence ATGGGGTTTATTCCTGTGTTTGTTTTGGCTGTTTTGTTCTTTGTCATGATGTTTGGCATTGGCTTTATCCTTAACATGTTAATGAAGACCACCTGGTTCCCTGCCTATCTGTTCGTTATTGTGATTCTGCCAGTGGTCGTCTATTCGATCTGGGACCGGAGCGCCATGAGTCTGTGGGAGCATCTGTCGACCTTTCATATTGTGGATTATCTCACCGGTATTGCCGGTCTCGCCGGAGCGGTGCTCAGCGGCTGGACGATCCAGAAGCTGCGGCTCGGCGGCTACAAAATGTTCTAA
- the dnaI gene encoding primosomal protein DnaI: MESMGEVLRSMNNSALRQRSRDLEHNLLNHPLVKQLQAEHPELDESRLRLHLSRLYQYVEESRHCANCPGLEKCPNDFQGHYSKLTVETVGGTADLYERKTACNLKIAQDNQDSIRKRIRSFYVDERVLNGGYDEIDIMGKDPRRVSAVNRIFDYIAGVKENGLTSRGIYLQGSFGTGKTFLMCYMLHELAIAGYSGVIVYMPDFIEELKLIMMDNQKLKEMVDTMKNCDLLIFDDIGAENLNPWARDHVLGAILNHRMNRKPTFYTSNYPLDGLEKHLSITSKDGEEIYKGQRLMDRIAPFVDVIPLHGENQRGTVR; this comes from the coding sequence ATGGAGTCTATGGGCGAAGTGCTGCGTTCGATGAACAATTCCGCGCTGCGCCAGCGTTCCCGCGATCTTGAGCATAACCTGCTGAACCATCCTCTGGTGAAGCAGCTTCAGGCCGAGCATCCCGAGCTGGACGAGTCGCGGCTGCGGCTTCATTTAAGCCGGCTGTATCAATATGTGGAAGAAAGCCGCCACTGCGCCAATTGTCCGGGGCTGGAGAAGTGCCCGAACGATTTCCAGGGCCACTACAGCAAGCTTACCGTAGAGACTGTAGGGGGTACGGCAGATCTGTATGAGCGGAAGACGGCCTGCAATCTTAAGATTGCCCAGGATAATCAGGACAGCATCCGCAAGCGCATCCGCAGCTTTTATGTGGATGAGCGTGTCCTGAATGGCGGCTACGATGAAATTGACATTATGGGCAAGGACCCCCGCCGGGTCTCAGCCGTGAATCGTATATTTGATTATATTGCAGGGGTGAAGGAGAACGGACTGACCTCGCGGGGGATATACCTGCAGGGCTCTTTTGGAACAGGCAAAACCTTTTTGATGTGCTATATGCTGCATGAACTGGCGATTGCCGGGTACAGCGGGGTCATCGTCTACATGCCTGATTTCATCGAGGAACTTAAGCTAATCATGATGGACAATCAGAAGCTGAAAGAAATGGTGGACACGATGAAGAACTGTGATCTGCTGATCTTTGACGATATCGGGGCGGAGAACCTGAATCCGTGGGCCCGCGACCATGTGCTGGGAGCGATCCTGAACCACCGGATGAACCGCAAGCCGACCTTCTACACCTCGAATTATCCACTGGACGGTCTGGAGAAGCATCTGAGCATCACCAGCAAGGACGGCGAAGAAATCTACAAAGGCCAGCGGCTGATGGACCGGATTGCTCCGTTTGTGGATGTCATTCCGCTTCATGGGGAGAACCAGCGGGGTACGGTCCGTTAA
- the trxA gene encoding thioredoxin, which translates to MAIVNVSDQSFVGEVEGQGTVVVDFWAPWCGPCKMLAPILEELSTELGDDVKIAKLNVDENPETASRFGVMSIPTLIFFKDGQPVDKVVGLNSKDSLKNIVAKHQ; encoded by the coding sequence ATGGCTATCGTGAACGTGTCTGACCAATCCTTTGTGGGTGAAGTTGAAGGTCAAGGTACTGTTGTTGTAGATTTCTGGGCACCTTGGTGCGGCCCTTGCAAAATGCTGGCCCCAATTCTGGAGGAACTGTCCACTGAACTGGGAGACGATGTGAAAATTGCCAAGCTGAACGTTGATGAAAATCCGGAAACAGCTTCCCGTTTTGGGGTCATGAGCATTCCTACCCTGATCTTCTTTAAAGACGGCCAGCCTGTGGACAAAGTTGTAGGACTGAACTCCAAGGATTCCCTTAAGAATATTGTAGCTAAACATCAGTAA